Part of the Alosa alosa isolate M-15738 ecotype Scorff River chromosome 18, AALO_Geno_1.1, whole genome shotgun sequence genome is shown below.
AGCCTAATACTTcatgtgtaggcctagcctacgcCTAGATTAGTGACTAAAACATCAATCAAACCTATTAGGCTTATTAATGGCAAATATTCAGCTTACTTTTTTCCATTACAGATCGGTCCGCAAAGATTTTATACACAGGCTAGCCTAGTCTTGTAGGTTCTTGAACGATTTGTGCCTGAATGTCAGTTAGTTTATGACTTTATGACAGGCTATGAGTCAGAGAAGGGTTGGCTGTGGATGAGGTTTGGAGTTTGTACCTGCTGGCTATGTTGGTACGATGCGTTTGCTCAGGTAGCCTGATTGCTTCACTGACAGGTATGCATTGCCTCATTGCATTATGGCACAAACACATATCCAGAGATGGAAAGGGAAAATTTCAAGGAACCTAGGCCTATAGGCCACACAATAATCACCAGTAGCCTATACTCTTCTGTCTGCAGTAAATCATTATGAAATGTAGGCTTGGGCTTCTCCCATGTGTCCATTCTTGAGAGTAGGCCTAGTCCTAGACCCAGCTCATTGCACAGtccaaataaaacacaaataataTGTGTCTTGTAAATAGCCTATAGCAACAGGACTCTTTCCCTGTAATGTTTATATACGTGTAATTTTGACAAAAACTAACCAACCCCAGTCCCCCAGACCGCACTCTTTTTTTGTAAACCCTGGACGGTTACGGCCCTGGTGTGGAGTTTAAGCTGACCTGCGGTTCTTTGGTCGCTGTGGGAGTGAttgcctcagcagcagcagcgggccAGTGTTTCCTGTAACGTGGGCGTGGGTGTGGGTGCTGAATGAGTTTGCGCTGAGTGCTCCACTCCCCGCAGTCAGCACCTGACCCAGGCAGGGTCATACAGACACTGTGTGCTCAGCACTCACATTCAAGGGGATTTCTGAACAAAGCGTGTGTAAGACTGtgagcatgtgtgggtgtgtgtatgtgtgtgtgtctgagggtgtGAGAGAAAATAAGCTGAATAACGCATAATGTTCCTGCAGAAGCATTTAGGAATTACTGGCTTCAGATAATGATGATGTATATAAGCACTTAAGTCATAGAGTTATGACATGCTGTAAAACAATCACTAGATAGTGGTACAACTGAGTCCAACAGAGACTCAGAGAGAGACGAGTTCAAGCAGTCATACAGttgaataaatacatattaCGGTATTTAGCTGGTATTTAGTACTAGCTGTTACACCAAACAGGGAAGTGACTTGACTTTTGCAGTAGAATGTAAAAGAAATGTCCAGAAAAGGCCTATCATGTGCTCTTCCACTGTGGGGATTTGttgtatatagtatagtatatatacttttttgatcccgtgagggaaattttggtctctgcatttaacccaatcagtgaattagtgaaacaccaacagcacacagtgaggtgaagcacacactaatcccggcgcagtgagttgtctgctacaatggcggcgctcggggagcagtgaggggttaggtgccttgctcaagggcacttcagccacagcccactggtcggggctcgaaccggcaaccctccggttacaagtccagagtgctaaccagtgggccacggctgcaaCTAAAGTTTGATGCTTCTGTGGTTGCAGGTATCTTGCAGCATCCTGATGGCACAGTGCTTAAACAGCTTCAGCCACCCCCCAGAGGCACTCGAGAGATGCACTTCtacacacaggtaacacacacacacacacatgcgtgcacacacaggcatgtgcgcacacacacacatgcagacacacacacacacacacacgcacattcactgCGTAATAACAGTGAAGTTCAATAATAGAATTCTATCCAAGGGCCTTGGTGTCTGTTGCAAGATTTCAAGAACGCTGTCTTCctctttgtattttttaaacttCCTTGTACAAACTGAGAAAATACTTAAAAGAAAAAGTAATCATGTAGTGACTGATAGACCTCTAGGTTTGAGATGTTTGATGTCATATCAGTTGGTGACCTACTGTTTGTTTCTTGTAGCTATATCATTTCCCTTTCATCAGCACTTTCCACTAACAATTAGCACCAATTCCAATAGGTTTTCTAATGGCTCAAAACATCCTGTTTCCATCGTATCGACAATGTGTGTCAGTAGATAAAAAACCCCATCAGTTGTCAGTTTGTCTGTCAACACCTTGCTTTAAGAATACATTCATTAACATTCCTGCATTcacaaacatcaacaaacaTAATTAGAGGTGGTTGACAAATTGCTCTTTGTATCTTAAGAACTGTTAACAAAATATTGAATAATTAGTTAAATTGAAGAGCTAGGCATTTGTGCTTTCATGTAGGTAATAACACATGCCATTCATAATGCTTTATAGATGTTCATCACAATCCATAAGGTGAAATGGACATTATTTTCCTGGTTCTAGTTAGTAGTGTTGAGGACTatatcaagtgtgtgtgagtgtgtgtgtgtgtggttgtgtcctctgtctctgtgtgtttctctctgtgtgtgtgtgtgagagtgtgtgtgtgtgtgtgagagtgtgagagtgagagtttcctgtgcatgtgtttgtgtgtgagtatgttggcatgtttcctgtgtgtgtgtgtgtgtgtgtgtgttttgatgttgatgtaATTTATACCTGTTTGCCTGCCGCAGGTGTTTGCTCGGGACTGTTCCGACCCTCAGGTGTTATCCCTGCGGCCGCACCTTCCCGTATTCTACGGCACCTGGGCATCATCAGACTCACCCAATGGTAATGTCCTATAGCGTCTATAAGCAAATCTCTAGTGGTCAACATGTTATAAGGATATGACAACCCAAGAGGGCAATCAGACAGGACGCGGTTTTGGAGTGAGGCCTTTTTTATGTTTCGTATTGGTAGTAAGCGTTTTACGCACTGCTAATGCGCCCAGAGCGCCTTGCGTTTTGTGTGCCTGCTGCGCCTCGTGTTTTTGCAAAGGCGCTCTGAGTGTCTTGAATTGAAAAAAGTTCAACTCAAAGTGGAAAAGTGCCCAAGTTTTTATGAAAACATAGTGCACCTCGCATTTTATAAGTGGCAAAGTGTGTTCTGTCTGATCGCCCCCTAAGACAATTCCTCCAAATAAATGAATTGTTGGACTATAATCTTTGATTAGATTATGCTGTTCTTGTATGTACTGGATCTGTTATCAGTTACTTTACACTTTTGCATAGAATTCCAGAGATAACCAGTCCTTACAGGGCTTGTTTTACCTGTTTGTGGTTGGCTGCAGCATATACCTACTGAACAAGTTTATCAGGCGGAGCTACATGCAAAAGGTTTATTAACTTGCTGTGAGAGGCTTATAAAAGTAATCAACAAATGATAGGATTGAATGACCTCATCTGTTAAGCAGGTAGTCTGCAAATTGAGAGTTGATCATTACCTCACTTAAGCAAATAGACTTACCTTTAAATGCTGCTTTGTTGCAGCTTGCTCAAAGGGGTTAGGCTAGTCTTTGTAGTCTATTGGGAGGAAGATCAAATTTCAACTGAACATACATAAAGACGTTTGTGAGTCATGTTCATTTGAGGTGTAAAAGGCATTATATGTACATGCATGTTTGTAATCACAACAGAATTCAGGACCATGTTCATTGTTCATataaaagataataaaaaaaaaattgtttgccAAAATTCACAGAAAGTTACCAAGGTTGTTAAATTGTTATATTAAGAGGTGATTTGGCATTCTCAACTTGGCAGTGGGCCAAAattatgaaaatgtgtgtattattatcttgaatgaataaatatgcATGTTCTGAATGGATCTATACTGGCAGTATTCAGACATGAAATCATACTGTAAATCTTAAGGCCTTTTTACATTTCTTGACTGAATTAGAAAATAaagtttttctctatctctgatTAAGCATTACATTCTCAAAGCAGCTTCAGCTATAAGAGTAAACTAATAATTGACATGATTGAAACTAGGACCTACTCTGTAAAGAGAAGGTGTCGTTAATCATTTAGGAGAAGCCCCTCTAATCAGGTCATGACATTACAGTCTCATGGAAATGAGACCAAGACCTGTTTCTACTAGATCCTGCCACCTGGGTTAGGGCACAGAGAACCTGTTTGGAATGGCAAAGAGTTATCCCGATGTTTGTTTTCTTGAGCTCCTTTTAAGGTGGGGAAATGTGATAGCCATCAGTATCTCTGCTTTGAAGGTTTCATTTCACTTGTAAAGTTCATGGTCCCTCAGTCTGGTTCCGACCTTCTAAGATTCTGTCAAACAGTAAATTAATGTTCAAATCAAGCTGAAATGTGTCTTGTGTCTTGGGATGGATTTGTTGTAATACACAGAAAATGAAaggtttgtttttctgtttgtacAACCATTATTGACATAAACGGCAGAGTAGAGGGATCAATAAAGAGGTGTTGTCCTACTGGGTGGGCTATTGTCTGAGGGAGTGTCAGTAGTACTGGGTGGGCTATTGTCTGTGGGAGTGTCAGTAGTCTGTTCATGGTGTCAGTAGTCTTTGGAAGGTGAGCTTTGGAGTCTTCTCACACAGACAGCCTCAGAGAAGCACTGATTTCTTTCCGATTTCCTTTCTATGTGCTTTATTCTTCTGTtgaagtgtgcatgtgtttggaggtgtgtgtgtgtgtgtgtgtgtgtgtgtgtgtgtgtgtgtgtgaatcataaTCACTTTTCAAGATGTGTCTAACTGGTCActaaatgttttcttttgtgtCACATCTTGTTATGCATGGGCAACATTGCTTCATGTATCCCTCTGAAACTTCATACAGAAACTACAGTAACTAAACTAATTAAGCACTTAAAGAAGATAAAGAAAGGCTGAGACACACTTTGTTTATCTGCATTTGCTCACTTTGGAATTAacagacaactgtgtgtgtgtgtgtgtgtgtgtgtgtgtgtgtgtgtgtgtgtgtgtgatagaagaAGACTATGACACTTATTTCCTTAAACATACTTGGTGCAGCCGAGTACTACGTCACCTTTCCGTGCTGCTGCAGCggcccgtctgtctgtctgtccatctgacTTTGGCCCCTGGTCCCTTCTGCTCGTAGAGCTGTACCTGAAGCTGGAGGACGTGACGCGACGGTTCTCCAGGCCGTGCATTATGGACCTGAAGGTGGGCCGCAGCTTCGACCCCCTGGCCCAGCCTTCGCTTGGAAGCGCCAGCAGCAGATCAGGAAGTACCAGCTGATGGAGGAGATCGGCTTCCTGCTCCCTGGGCatgagggtgagggagagaaaaacatgtgtgtgtgtgtgtgtgtgtgtgtgtgtgtgtgtgtgtgtgtgtgtgtatgtgtgtatgtgtgtgtgtgtgtgtgcgtgtgtgtgtgtgtgtgtgtgtgcgtgtgtgtgtgtgtgtgtgtgtgcgtgtgtgtgtgtgtgtgtgtgtgcgtgtgtgtgtgtgtgaatcataaTCACTTTTCAAGATGTGTCTAACTGGTCActaaatgttttcttttgtgtCACATCTTGTTATGCATGGGCAATATTGCTTCATGTATCCCTCTGAAACTTCATACAGAAACTACAGTAACTAAACTAATTAAGCACTTAAAGAAGATAAAGAAAGGCTGAGACACACTTTGTTTATCTGCATTTGCTCACTTTGGAATTAacagacaactgtgtgtgtgtgtgtgaatcataaTCACTTTTCAAGATGTGTCCTAACTGGTCactaaatgttttctttttgtgtcaCATCTTGTTATGCATGGGCAACATTGCTTCATGTATCCCTCCTGAAACTTCATACAGAAACTACAGTAACTAAACTAATTAAGCACTTAAAGAAGATAAAGAAAGGCTGAGACACACTTTGTTTATCTGCATTTGCTCACTTTGGAATTAacagacaactgtgtgtgtgtgtgtgtgtgtgtgtgtgtgtgtgtgtgtgtgtgtgtgtgatagaagaAGACTATGACACTTATTTCCTTAAACATACTTGGTGCAGCCGAAGTACTACGCCACCTTCCCATTGCTGCCAGCGcccgcctgtctgtctgtccatctgacTTTTGGCCCCTGGTCCCTTCTGCTCGTAGAGCTGTACCTGAAGCTGGAGGACGTGACGCGACGGTTCTCCAGGCCGTGCATTATGGACCTGAAGGTGGGCCGTCGCAGCTACGACCCCCTGGCCTCGCCCGAGAAGCGCCAGCAGCAGATCAGGAAGTACCCGCTGATGGAGGAGATCGGCTTCCTGCTCCTGGGCatgagggtgagggagagaaaactttgtgtgtgtgtgtgtgtgtgtgtgtgtgtgtgtgtgtctgtgtgtatgtgtgcgtccgTTCGtctatgcgtgcgtgcatgcgtgtgttcgtctgtgtgttcatgtgggtGCATGCCTGTGTCAGTCTTATGTCCATCTTGTAGCTTGTTTCAGCTCCTCCTTTGTGTCTTCTTCACCCTGGTCAAGCAGTCTAAACTGTGTTTGCCTGGTTAGCTGTCCCTATAACTTTTTCCTCCAAGCTATCACTAAACGAGGACGAGGCCTAGAGCTGAACTGAGCAGCCGCTTGTCTCATGACCCGGCCGTCACCCAGCAACATGACAGAGGAAATGTGATTAGACTTTTATGGTCCCATAGTTTGAACAAAGGGAAGTACTATCGGATCAATGGTCCAAAAGCTCCACCTCACAGTGCAAACAGGATAGTTAAGACTGCCCGTCACTGCAGCTGCTAAGGCTAGGGCATCGTGCTTGTGGTTGCTTTGTGTTCACTTGCTTTTGCCTGTGAGTTTGACAGAGGGAGGTTTTTGAGAGTTTCTGCTGATATTTATATCGCAGGTTGTATACAACTGAAAGACCCTAAAATAGATAGTTGACAACACTGTGAAATAATTGATTGTTATCCAGTGGGCATTGTTGTCTGTTTTGTCAGATGCTAGTTAGGTTTGTCAGATGCCGGCCTAGTTACCGATTGGCGTCTGACAGGTTCTGTGTGTTGTGGTTTTGATGTTGTCATGGTGATCCAGGGCTGACCTCCCACTGGTCTCTGGCATGTCATCACATCACTTCCTGTGTTCTCAGTTTGACGCCAGCTTCTTTACACCCCTGTCCTTTACACCCCCGCTCGCTGTCCTTTTGCTTGGCCACTCGTTTTATCGGTCTTCTGTCTTCACCTCAATTCCCTCtacactctttctccctttcttttcatttcttttcaatAAGCATCTCATCAATTTCACTCCAGCAGActccctttatctctccctctctcctgctcttgcactctctctctccttctcttgctctctctttttctctctccccctctctctcatgcccactctctctctctcttgtttgcacacacaaagatacataaACAATGTTGTCCCTTCGCTCAGTCTCACTCAGACAGTTATGGAAGTGAATTTCTCTCATATGGAGATCAAATTGATCACCTGTCTTGTGCTTGTGCAGACATTCCTGAACAGTCTGCCACAGTGGCAGGCAGGCTGCATTGAAAGTTGTTCAGGCTGACATTATTGCTTCCGGCTGCCTGTGACAACAAAACTCAATCTCTGCCAGAGAAATGAAATGGCCTCTCTCTCGCTACAGATTGAATAAAGTCATACTGTTGTTGACAACCTGGCAGAGCAGAAGACTGAATTATGAGTAGCTGACTTTGTGTTGTTGGGGTAAGGATTTAGTGTTAGAGTGGGTGTATCAGAgtgcacacaaatgcaaactttgttgttgtttctggGTGAGTATGTTGACCCTTCTGGCCTTGTCTATTACTAGGTATATCAGCCAAGTCGTGACTGCTATGTCTGCCATGATCAGTTCTTCGGACGCAGCCTGGGAAAGGACACTCTGGCCGGAGGTAGGGTTGCATCCATTCTTCTTAGACAGTCTCCCTGTGAACCCTGTGACCTtcagtgttctctctctctctctctctctctctctctctctgggaagGGGGGTTATTTAggtttttaagtgtttttgatgtaATGGTTCAATTAAGGCATTTTaaaagtatctctctctctctcccttgtcttGTCTGTAGGTCTGGCTCAGTTCTTCCATGATGGCGTAAAGCTCCATAAGCAGACCATCCGTCTCTGCATCCGCAAAGTCCAGAACATTCTGCGATGGTTCGAGAGCCAAAAGCAGCTTCACTTCTACGCCAGCTCCCTGCTGTTTGTGTACGAGGGCGCGTCGggtgcacacacagaagcagaacaaaacaacaaccaccaccaccacctaccgCCTCAGGAGTCTTCCCACGAGGGATCCCCAGCCAAGAGCTCCTGCAGACGGGGAGGCTGCGGCGGAGACCTCCCGGACAGTTTGCAGAACGGAGGTCAGACACATGGCTCAGCCCCTTGTCTGAGACAGAGTAACGGGAATGTGGagtgtgaggaagaggaggaggaggaggaggagggagaggaggactcAGGTGGATGGCTTGAGGAAGAGGGAAGTGAAGGCCACGTAGAGGTGAGGATGATCGACTTTGCCCACGTCTTTCCCAGCGAAAGCCCTGACGAGGGTTACATGCACGGCCTGAAGAACCTGCTGTCCACTCTGAGAAAGATCATCCAGGACTGACCAATGATCAagctctcctctttctctattgcttcctcttttcccctctctcccatgttatctcattctctctctctgtctctctctccatctgttctTGCATCCTGAGTGGGCTCATCTCATAATCActggttgtgtctgtgtctgatggAAACATATGGGTTTCACCCTCTATCTCAGGTAGATTTTTTTCTAATCAGATCTCTAATCTGGATTGTGCAATTTTATATATTGACTTTATGCAACTGTGactaatttaattaatttataaacGTAACCTTTTCTGAAGATCTATATCATATTCTAGATGCACAAATAATTGTAGCTGTATAGTTTTAAGTTTCTTGACTCCAATAACTGGACAAGAACTGTGATTTTGTAAGTGTGAGGAGGATTGTATTGGATCTTAACTGATTGGAGGTGTAGGTAACATTACTGCCATAACTTACATAGATCATGGAGTCAGATAAAAGTAGACAGGCTTACTGGAAGAGAGCAATTGCTCCAGATTTTATGGAACATGGATTTTATggaatctcttttttttttacatttgggGCTGAATATATGAGGAGCTCCTTCCAAAACGCTATAATCAGTAGTTATAAGAATAGGAATgtgtaatatttattttcatttatttaagtTTTTCAGCCACTGAGCTGATTTGAATTAACATTTGTATGATGTTTTAAAATAGTATTCTGAACAGATAAGAAGTACAGttcaattattttaaaatttgtaattGTTTtacaacttttgcaatattgaacatCCACAGCACGTGTCCAATAGTAATTCTATTTTTCAAAGAGCTGTAAAGATATTAATTCCTTTCTCACAAGACAGGGACTCTCTACTTGAAGGCAAAGTAATTCATGAAAGAACCATTCTGACTTCTTCAATGTGAAACCCATCATCACATTGTCGCTGTCCTCAACGCTGTGAAGTAAAAGCATTTTAATGAGTCTTGTATCATTGCCAAGCTTGTAGAGTTTCAGCTAATGCCAAAGGCCTGTAGAACCAGACTGCAGGAGACTCTGTTTATGTTATTGATGAACCGTGTGACAGTAAGGCTCATCATGTTGAATCTAGTCCTGATAATTGCTTTATAAAATCTTTATCTGAttactatatttatatttacttgACCCCATTTGAAACATATTTAAAATCTAAATACAGTATAAAAGTAAATGAGATGTAGAGTGTGATTGGCTGATTCCTTGGCATTCTCTGTTAATTAAGGCCCTTTCCTGAATGTGATTTCCCTGTACTgagtttcacacacaccacacacacacacacacacacacgcgcgcgcacagtacacacacgcacacacagacacttcatATTTATTACATTACTTGAAGGCTGGACATATCCTGGAATGacacatgttaactgtaatatttcaacatttatgttttatttgtatgttttattttattaatttctatgcaCATAAGATGTATCTTACAGGTGGATATTTCATTGCCTTTTCTGACATTGAGTATATGTCTCAGTGATggcagcacatttttttttttttttttacattgtacGGTTATTATGAATGTTCTAATAATTTAAGGTTGTCTAATGAATAATGtctaatgaatgaataaaactTTATTTACCAGAGTTAtgacatacaaatgcacacacttgcacacacgaGTGCAAACACAGAGTAtgttctctacacacacacattctctctctctctctctctctctctctcattcacacacacacatgcacgtacatgTTTAGGCTACTCTGCTGGGCCCTACATGTTTCATGGCATTGCTGTTACCATGAAGTGGAGGCATGAGTTATGAAATGATTTCAATCCATCAGAGAAGCTTTAGCTGTCTTATACAAGACCAGCACATTCAaccttacagttttttctgattgcttaagcacattttttgtatggctttttttgcaaaactctacacacaaatagaaaaacctttcacccaatcagcaaaacattgtagttctcttgcaaaagctaacacaccttgcttacagttttttctgaatgcttaaacacaactgtgattcttatagcacaatttctaaaattattaatacttatagcaaaaccactcactgagttcacaaagctaaaagcacaaacactgctttgcactcagtttgcaattttgtaacacacactttgcccaactgtaggcacaattcactacaaagcactctttttgcagaactgtaaacacaactcatgctttacactcaatttccacatgatcaacacactcctagcaaatctatacacatgtatggctattattatgaccgccaagagCTGCCgggggtcatataggtttagtcagattttttttttttttttttttttctttttgcccaaatttccgtcaatgattcccgggacactgaaagaccgggtacacacgaaacttggtggacatgtaaccccacatggatagcatggaaccatcgttttcgttttgatctgtagcccccgctgaattggaccccaaaggagggtagggcagacacagttttctgtgaatatctcgaaaaccgtagggtttaggaggaccatttttttgtatgttgatctcaaggggccatgtcaacccattccataaccactcatttcatgtatagcgccacctagttaaacacaaaaagtaaaaatgaggtggtgtaattgaaggtatctgtgacctaacatagtcaaaactgcacgaaattggaagtgtaggatcattatgacaccctctgtatgcacgccaagttttgtggaattccgttcatggggggccacacaataaattaatttatgttactatacaccaactggcctgtaggtggtcggagacagttttctgtgaatatctcgagaactgtagagcctaggaggtccaccttttttgtatgttggtcttaagggggcatgtcaacccatcccattaccacttatttcatgtatagccacctagttaaaaattaaaaagcaaaaaaaattaggtgttttcatctcaatatctctggctgacaaggtcaaaactgcactaaattaaaaaagtgtaggatcattatgacaccctc
Proteins encoded:
- the ipmka gene encoding inositol polyphosphate multikinase isoform X2, with protein sequence MRSTVTSGGRTQIWHQQSILQHPDGTVLKQLQPPPRGTREMHFYTQVFARDCSDPQVLSLRPHLPVFYGTWASSDSPNELYLKLEDVTRRFSRPCIMDLKVGRRSYDPLASPEKRQQQIRKYPLMEEIGFLLLGMRVYQPSRDCYVCHDQFFGRSLGKDTLAGGLAQFFHDGVKLHKQTIRLCIRKVQNILRWFESQKQLHFYASSLLFVYEGASGAHTEAEQNNNHHHHLPPQESSHEGSPAKSSCRRGGCGGDLPDSLQNGGQTHGSAPCLRQSNGNVECEEEEEEEEEGEEDSGGWLEEEGSEGHVEVRMIDFAHVFPSESPDEGYMHGLKNLLSTLRKIIQD
- the ipmka gene encoding inositol polyphosphate multikinase isoform X1, which translates into the protein MSEKSEETNSLAPERDRAPDGDERRLNGCVPLSHQVAGHKYGINKVGILQHPDGTVLKQLQPPPRGTREMHFYTQVFARDCSDPQVLSLRPHLPVFYGTWASSDSPNELYLKLEDVTRRFSRPCIMDLKVGRRSYDPLASPEKRQQQIRKYPLMEEIGFLLLGMRVYQPSRDCYVCHDQFFGRSLGKDTLAGGLAQFFHDGVKLHKQTIRLCIRKVQNILRWFESQKQLHFYASSLLFVYEGASGAHTEAEQNNNHHHHLPPQESSHEGSPAKSSCRRGGCGGDLPDSLQNGGQTHGSAPCLRQSNGNVECEEEEEEEEEGEEDSGGWLEEEGSEGHVEVRMIDFAHVFPSESPDEGYMHGLKNLLSTLRKIIQD